A window of the Juglans microcarpa x Juglans regia isolate MS1-56 chromosome 5D, Jm3101_v1.0, whole genome shotgun sequence genome harbors these coding sequences:
- the LOC121264423 gene encoding transcription factor GTE12-like isoform X2 — MIATETMVANKKLNIKFSMKRIEANLDNQACGLEQLESFVDEWNRSSSVNGSNGSERKKMHSICRSDGTKKLEPEYPKEKFSRPGSKMRGPPELIECPKEKRQRMDRSVTSHCSTILKKLMSHPAGWVFNKPVDPVALNIPDYFTIITNPMDLGTIKFKLEKNMYFDIEGFAADIRLTFSNAMLYNPPGNSVHKMAQELNNVFETRWKSLGEKWDYESSKVGQRKLPTGKVTETIDTRQGVQKAPLRNNSLIKRSLPTIEKVKSSDGRDVEVTKIARNCTQKSSGNDSHKGIDNSSRHASASVNNEPLEPPSIPIACRCGQCGSITCLCSLPYLSSERSLDRDHRICGFDASRQAKSGSSSHISKSDPDSDGAVSALDYENACLSSQPTPPATDPASEGGCSVFDVELSPKKALRVAMLKSRFAETILKAQHRKLLDHGDKADPLNMQQEKERLKRRQSEERARIEAQMRVAKAASQIKEEAEQKQQREREREAARAALHKMERAVHLEENLWIQKELDMLLGCSLSCSRTLLEKLGLFIKDESMEDDEVNLNVDGEEGEIFS, encoded by the exons ATGATTGCAACTGAAACCATGGTAGCGAACAAGAAGCTCAATATTAAATTCTCCATGAAAAGAATAGAAGCCAATCTTGATAATCAGGCATGTGGGCTGGAGCAGCTGGAATCATTCGTTGATGAGTGGAATCGTAGTAGTTCTGTGAATGGAAGTAATGGATCTGAAAGGAAAAAGATGCACAGTATTTGTCGTTCTGATGGTACAAAGAAACTGGAACCCGAGTATCCGAAGGAAAAATTCTCTAGGCCGGGGTCAAAAATGCGTGGACCTCCAGAGTTGATAGAGTGTCCAAAAGAGAAGAGGCAAAGGATGGATCGTAGTGTGACTTCTCATTGTTCcacaattttgaaaaaactgatGTCTCATCCAGCTGGTTGGGTTTTCAACAAACCAGTCGATCCTGTGGCATTGAACATTCCGGATTATTTCACAATTATAACCAACCCCATGGATCTGGGAACAATAAAGTTTAAACTggagaaaaatatgtattttgacATTGAAGGGTTTGCGGCTGACATCAGACTAACCTTTTCTAATGCCATGCTTTATAATCCTCCGGGTAATAGCGTCCACAAAATGGCACAGGAATTAAACAATGTTTTTGAGACAAGATGGAAATCTCTTGGGGAAAAGTGGGATTATGAAAGCTCAAAGGTTGGGCAAAGAAAACTACCAACTGGAAAGGTGACAGAGACTATTGATACCAGACAGGGTGTTCAAAAAGCTCCTCTGCGTAATAATTCTTTGATTAAGAGGTCATTGCCTACCATTGAGAAGGTCAAGAGTTCTGATGGAAGAGATGTGGAA GTCACGAAGATCGCACGGAACTGCACTCAGAAATCGTCTGGAAATGACTCTCACAAAG GAATTGACAATAGTAGTAGACATGCCAGTGCCTCTGTCAATAATGAACCTCTGGAACCTCCATCAATCCCGATTGCTTGTAGATGTGGTCAATGTGGCTCCATTACATGCCTGTGTAGCCTACCTT ATTTATCTTCAGAAAGATCATTGGACAGAGACCATCGCATTTGTGGTTTTGATGCTTCCAGACAG GCAAAAAGCGGGTCATCATCCCACATAAGCAAGTCAGATCCGGATTCTGATG GGGCTGTAAGTGCTTTGGATTATGAAAATGCATGCCTTAGTTCTCAGCCCACGCCTCCTGCAACAGATCCTGCTTCTGAAGGAG GATGTTCAGTTTTTGATGTAGAGCTGTCACCAAAGAAGGCTCTACGTGTTGCAATGCTAAAGAGCCGCTTTGCAGAAACTATTCTGAAAGCACAACATAGGAAACTTCTTGACCAT GGTGACAAAGCCGATCCTTTGAACATGCAGCAGGAAAAGGAAAGACTGAAAAGGAGACAGTCTGAAG AGAGGGCTAGGATTGAAGCTCAAATGAGAGTGGCAAAAGCAGCCTCACAAATAAAGGAAGAGGCTGAGCAGAAGCAGCAGCGTGAAAGAGAAAGGGAAGCTGCTCGAGCTGCGCTTCATAAG ATGGAAAGGGCTGTTCATCTTGAGGAGAATTTGTGGATTCAGAAGGAACTAGATATGTTACTTGGCTGTTCTTTATCTTGCTCGCGAACCCTATTGGAGAAACTAGGTTTGTTTATTAAAGATGAATCCATGGAGGATGATGAGGTGAATTTGAATGTAGATGGCGAGGAAGGGGAGATTTTTTCATGA
- the LOC121264423 gene encoding transcription factor GTE12-like isoform X3, producing MIATETMVANKKLNIKFSMKRIEANLDNQACGLEQLESFVDEWNRSSSVNGSNGSERKKMHSICRSDGTKKLEPEYPKEKFSRPGSKMRGPPELIECPKEKRQRMDRSVTSHCSTILKKLMSHPAGWVFNKPVDPVALNIPDYFTIITNPMDLGTIKFKLEKNMYFDIEGFAADIRLTFSNAMLYNPPGNSVHKMAQELNNVFETRWKSLGEKWDYESSKVGQRKLPTGKVTETIDTRQGVQKAPLRNNSLIKRSLPTIEKVKSSDGRDVEVTKIARNCTQKSSGNDSHKGIDNSSRHASASVNNEPLEPPSIPIACRCGQCGSITCLCSLPCNATNASSSDLSSERSLDRDHRICGFDASRQAKSGSSSHISKSDPDSDGAVSALDYENACLSSQPTPPATDPASEGGCSVFDVELSPKKALRVAMLKSRFAETILKAQHRKLLDHQEKERLKRRQSEERARIEAQMRVAKAASQIKEEAEQKQQREREREAARAALHKMERAVHLEENLWIQKELDMLLGCSLSCSRTLLEKLGLFIKDESMEDDEVNLNVDGEEGEIFS from the exons ATGATTGCAACTGAAACCATGGTAGCGAACAAGAAGCTCAATATTAAATTCTCCATGAAAAGAATAGAAGCCAATCTTGATAATCAGGCATGTGGGCTGGAGCAGCTGGAATCATTCGTTGATGAGTGGAATCGTAGTAGTTCTGTGAATGGAAGTAATGGATCTGAAAGGAAAAAGATGCACAGTATTTGTCGTTCTGATGGTACAAAGAAACTGGAACCCGAGTATCCGAAGGAAAAATTCTCTAGGCCGGGGTCAAAAATGCGTGGACCTCCAGAGTTGATAGAGTGTCCAAAAGAGAAGAGGCAAAGGATGGATCGTAGTGTGACTTCTCATTGTTCcacaattttgaaaaaactgatGTCTCATCCAGCTGGTTGGGTTTTCAACAAACCAGTCGATCCTGTGGCATTGAACATTCCGGATTATTTCACAATTATAACCAACCCCATGGATCTGGGAACAATAAAGTTTAAACTggagaaaaatatgtattttgacATTGAAGGGTTTGCGGCTGACATCAGACTAACCTTTTCTAATGCCATGCTTTATAATCCTCCGGGTAATAGCGTCCACAAAATGGCACAGGAATTAAACAATGTTTTTGAGACAAGATGGAAATCTCTTGGGGAAAAGTGGGATTATGAAAGCTCAAAGGTTGGGCAAAGAAAACTACCAACTGGAAAGGTGACAGAGACTATTGATACCAGACAGGGTGTTCAAAAAGCTCCTCTGCGTAATAATTCTTTGATTAAGAGGTCATTGCCTACCATTGAGAAGGTCAAGAGTTCTGATGGAAGAGATGTGGAA GTCACGAAGATCGCACGGAACTGCACTCAGAAATCGTCTGGAAATGACTCTCACAAAG GAATTGACAATAGTAGTAGACATGCCAGTGCCTCTGTCAATAATGAACCTCTGGAACCTCCATCAATCCCGATTGCTTGTAGATGTGGTCAATGTGGCTCCATTACATGCCTGTGTAGCCTACCTTGTAATGCAACGAATGCATCCTCAAGTG ATTTATCTTCAGAAAGATCATTGGACAGAGACCATCGCATTTGTGGTTTTGATGCTTCCAGACAG GCAAAAAGCGGGTCATCATCCCACATAAGCAAGTCAGATCCGGATTCTGATG GGGCTGTAAGTGCTTTGGATTATGAAAATGCATGCCTTAGTTCTCAGCCCACGCCTCCTGCAACAGATCCTGCTTCTGAAGGAG GATGTTCAGTTTTTGATGTAGAGCTGTCACCAAAGAAGGCTCTACGTGTTGCAATGCTAAAGAGCCGCTTTGCAGAAACTATTCTGAAAGCACAACATAGGAAACTTCTTGACCAT CAGGAAAAGGAAAGACTGAAAAGGAGACAGTCTGAAG AGAGGGCTAGGATTGAAGCTCAAATGAGAGTGGCAAAAGCAGCCTCACAAATAAAGGAAGAGGCTGAGCAGAAGCAGCAGCGTGAAAGAGAAAGGGAAGCTGCTCGAGCTGCGCTTCATAAG ATGGAAAGGGCTGTTCATCTTGAGGAGAATTTGTGGATTCAGAAGGAACTAGATATGTTACTTGGCTGTTCTTTATCTTGCTCGCGAACCCTATTGGAGAAACTAGGTTTGTTTATTAAAGATGAATCCATGGAGGATGATGAGGTGAATTTGAATGTAGATGGCGAGGAAGGGGAGATTTTTTCATGA
- the LOC121264423 gene encoding transcription factor GTE12-like isoform X1, with protein MIATETMVANKKLNIKFSMKRIEANLDNQACGLEQLESFVDEWNRSSSVNGSNGSERKKMHSICRSDGTKKLEPEYPKEKFSRPGSKMRGPPELIECPKEKRQRMDRSVTSHCSTILKKLMSHPAGWVFNKPVDPVALNIPDYFTIITNPMDLGTIKFKLEKNMYFDIEGFAADIRLTFSNAMLYNPPGNSVHKMAQELNNVFETRWKSLGEKWDYESSKVGQRKLPTGKVTETIDTRQGVQKAPLRNNSLIKRSLPTIEKVKSSDGRDVEVTKIARNCTQKSSGNDSHKGIDNSSRHASASVNNEPLEPPSIPIACRCGQCGSITCLCSLPCNATNASSSDLSSERSLDRDHRICGFDASRQAKSGSSSHISKSDPDSDGAVSALDYENACLSSQPTPPATDPASEGGCSVFDVELSPKKALRVAMLKSRFAETILKAQHRKLLDHGDKADPLNMQQEKERLKRRQSEERARIEAQMRVAKAASQIKEEAEQKQQREREREAARAALHKMERAVHLEENLWIQKELDMLLGCSLSCSRTLLEKLGLFIKDESMEDDEVNLNVDGEEGEIFS; from the exons ATGATTGCAACTGAAACCATGGTAGCGAACAAGAAGCTCAATATTAAATTCTCCATGAAAAGAATAGAAGCCAATCTTGATAATCAGGCATGTGGGCTGGAGCAGCTGGAATCATTCGTTGATGAGTGGAATCGTAGTAGTTCTGTGAATGGAAGTAATGGATCTGAAAGGAAAAAGATGCACAGTATTTGTCGTTCTGATGGTACAAAGAAACTGGAACCCGAGTATCCGAAGGAAAAATTCTCTAGGCCGGGGTCAAAAATGCGTGGACCTCCAGAGTTGATAGAGTGTCCAAAAGAGAAGAGGCAAAGGATGGATCGTAGTGTGACTTCTCATTGTTCcacaattttgaaaaaactgatGTCTCATCCAGCTGGTTGGGTTTTCAACAAACCAGTCGATCCTGTGGCATTGAACATTCCGGATTATTTCACAATTATAACCAACCCCATGGATCTGGGAACAATAAAGTTTAAACTggagaaaaatatgtattttgacATTGAAGGGTTTGCGGCTGACATCAGACTAACCTTTTCTAATGCCATGCTTTATAATCCTCCGGGTAATAGCGTCCACAAAATGGCACAGGAATTAAACAATGTTTTTGAGACAAGATGGAAATCTCTTGGGGAAAAGTGGGATTATGAAAGCTCAAAGGTTGGGCAAAGAAAACTACCAACTGGAAAGGTGACAGAGACTATTGATACCAGACAGGGTGTTCAAAAAGCTCCTCTGCGTAATAATTCTTTGATTAAGAGGTCATTGCCTACCATTGAGAAGGTCAAGAGTTCTGATGGAAGAGATGTGGAA GTCACGAAGATCGCACGGAACTGCACTCAGAAATCGTCTGGAAATGACTCTCACAAAG GAATTGACAATAGTAGTAGACATGCCAGTGCCTCTGTCAATAATGAACCTCTGGAACCTCCATCAATCCCGATTGCTTGTAGATGTGGTCAATGTGGCTCCATTACATGCCTGTGTAGCCTACCTTGTAATGCAACGAATGCATCCTCAAGTG ATTTATCTTCAGAAAGATCATTGGACAGAGACCATCGCATTTGTGGTTTTGATGCTTCCAGACAG GCAAAAAGCGGGTCATCATCCCACATAAGCAAGTCAGATCCGGATTCTGATG GGGCTGTAAGTGCTTTGGATTATGAAAATGCATGCCTTAGTTCTCAGCCCACGCCTCCTGCAACAGATCCTGCTTCTGAAGGAG GATGTTCAGTTTTTGATGTAGAGCTGTCACCAAAGAAGGCTCTACGTGTTGCAATGCTAAAGAGCCGCTTTGCAGAAACTATTCTGAAAGCACAACATAGGAAACTTCTTGACCAT GGTGACAAAGCCGATCCTTTGAACATGCAGCAGGAAAAGGAAAGACTGAAAAGGAGACAGTCTGAAG AGAGGGCTAGGATTGAAGCTCAAATGAGAGTGGCAAAAGCAGCCTCACAAATAAAGGAAGAGGCTGAGCAGAAGCAGCAGCGTGAAAGAGAAAGGGAAGCTGCTCGAGCTGCGCTTCATAAG ATGGAAAGGGCTGTTCATCTTGAGGAGAATTTGTGGATTCAGAAGGAACTAGATATGTTACTTGGCTGTTCTTTATCTTGCTCGCGAACCCTATTGGAGAAACTAGGTTTGTTTATTAAAGATGAATCCATGGAGGATGATGAGGTGAATTTGAATGTAGATGGCGAGGAAGGGGAGATTTTTTCATGA
- the LOC121266236 gene encoding bidirectional sugar transporter SWEET2a-like isoform X1 — translation MNIICQCVTQAQQYTNIFVNNLCTKEQRSTGERRERVQVRVVISGVEYHSKMLPTGLSSVYSVCSDAAGIAGNLFAFGLFVSPIPTFKRIIRNRSTEQFSGLPYVYALLNCLICLWYGMPLVSPSIILVATVNSIGAVFQLIYISIFIMFADKAMKIKMSGLLVAVFALFVTTVYVSMRFFDSHERQTFVGLFSVASLIAMFASPLLIIKLVIKTRSIEFMPFYLSLSTFLMSLSFFAYGVLKYDPFLYVPNGIGTILGLVQLALYSYYSNTFGGDPRKPLLNPYA, via the exons ATGAATATTATATGTCAGTGTGTCACCCAAGCACAACAATATACAAAcatttttgtgaacaatttatGCACAAAGGAACAAAGGAGTACAGgggagagacgagagagagttCAGGTGCGAGTTGTGATCAGTGGAGTTGAATATCATTCGAAAATGTTACCAACTGGGCTGTCTTCTGTTTATTCAGTTTGCAGTGATGCTGCTGGTATTGCTG GAAACCTTTTTGCTTTTGGGCTGTTTGTGTCACCCAT ACCCACATTTAAGAGAATCATCAGAAACAGGTCAACAGAGCAATTCTCTGGATTGCCTTATGTATATGCTCTCTTAAACTGCTTGATATGCCTCTGGTATGGAATGCCACTAGTGTCGCCTAGTATTATCCTGGTCGCTACAGTCAATTCAATTGGGGCAGTTTTCCAGTTAATCTACATAAGCATCTTTATTATGTTTGCTGACAAAGCTATGAAG ATAAAGATGTCAGGTTTATTAGTAGCAGTTTTTGCCCTATTTGTGACCACAGTGTATGTAAGCATGAGATTTTTCGATTCTCATGAAAGGCAAACTTTTGTTGGACTTTTTAGTGTTGCTTCACTCATTGCCATGTTTGCTTCACCGTTACTAATCATT AAATTGGTGATTAAGACAAGGAGCATTGAGTTCATGCCGTTTTATCTTTCCCTTTCAACCTTCTTGATGAGTCTATCTTTCTTTGCATATGGAGTGCTCAAGTATGATCCTTTCCTTTAT GTTCCAAATGGAATTGGAACGATTTTAGGGCTCGTTCAATTGGCCTTGTACTCCTATTATAGCAATACATTTGGAGGAGACCCAAGAAAACCTCTACTAAATCCATATGCTTGA
- the LOC121266236 gene encoding bidirectional sugar transporter SWEET2a-like isoform X2 — protein sequence MNIICQCVTQAQQYTNIFVNNLCTKEQRSTGERRERVQVRVVISGVEYHSKMLPTGLSSVYSVCSDAAGNLFAFGLFVSPIPTFKRIIRNRSTEQFSGLPYVYALLNCLICLWYGMPLVSPSIILVATVNSIGAVFQLIYISIFIMFADKAMKIKMSGLLVAVFALFVTTVYVSMRFFDSHERQTFVGLFSVASLIAMFASPLLIIKLVIKTRSIEFMPFYLSLSTFLMSLSFFAYGVLKYDPFLYVPNGIGTILGLVQLALYSYYSNTFGGDPRKPLLNPYA from the exons ATGAATATTATATGTCAGTGTGTCACCCAAGCACAACAATATACAAAcatttttgtgaacaatttatGCACAAAGGAACAAAGGAGTACAGgggagagacgagagagagttCAGGTGCGAGTTGTGATCAGTGGAGTTGAATATCATTCGAAAATGTTACCAACTGGGCTGTCTTCTGTTTATTCAGTTTGCAGTGATGCTGCTG GAAACCTTTTTGCTTTTGGGCTGTTTGTGTCACCCAT ACCCACATTTAAGAGAATCATCAGAAACAGGTCAACAGAGCAATTCTCTGGATTGCCTTATGTATATGCTCTCTTAAACTGCTTGATATGCCTCTGGTATGGAATGCCACTAGTGTCGCCTAGTATTATCCTGGTCGCTACAGTCAATTCAATTGGGGCAGTTTTCCAGTTAATCTACATAAGCATCTTTATTATGTTTGCTGACAAAGCTATGAAG ATAAAGATGTCAGGTTTATTAGTAGCAGTTTTTGCCCTATTTGTGACCACAGTGTATGTAAGCATGAGATTTTTCGATTCTCATGAAAGGCAAACTTTTGTTGGACTTTTTAGTGTTGCTTCACTCATTGCCATGTTTGCTTCACCGTTACTAATCATT AAATTGGTGATTAAGACAAGGAGCATTGAGTTCATGCCGTTTTATCTTTCCCTTTCAACCTTCTTGATGAGTCTATCTTTCTTTGCATATGGAGTGCTCAAGTATGATCCTTTCCTTTAT GTTCCAAATGGAATTGGAACGATTTTAGGGCTCGTTCAATTGGCCTTGTACTCCTATTATAGCAATACATTTGGAGGAGACCCAAGAAAACCTCTACTAAATCCATATGCTTGA